Within Candidatus Rokuibacteriota bacterium, the genomic segment TGGACGATCAGGAGCAGCCGCGCCTCCTCGTCCTCGGCGATGCGGATGCCCGTCATCGTGATCCGCGCCGGGCGGCTCTCCCGCCGGAAGGTCAGCTGGAGGTCGAAGAAGACGTCCTGCTGGGCGACACCGGTCTGCAGCGTCTCGAGGATCCGCGCCACGAGCCCGTCGGCCTGGACGACCTCGACGAGCCGGCGACCCAGCACCTCGTCGGGCCGCAGGTAGAAGGCGTCCAGGAAGGAGCGGTTGGCGGAGAGGATGCGCAGGTCGCCCGACAGCACCAGGAGCCCCGAAGGGACGCTGGCGACGATCTTCTCCGCATAGCTCTTGAGCGTGAAGATCGCGCGTTCCTGCTTCATCTGCTCGCTGAGCAGGAGCGCACGCTGTCGCTGACGCCAGAGGCTGATGAGGGAGGCGCCCAGCGCCACCAGGAGGAAGCCGGCGGCGAGACCGGTCAGCCGGCCCGACTGGTGGAAGTCGGCCAGGGCCTCGTCCGTGTCGATCTTGTGGACGAGCCCCCACGAGGCGTCGGGGAGCCAGCGCGTGGCGGCGAAGACCGGCGCGGAGCGGTAGTCGATCAGCTCGTCGAAGGTGTCCAGCCCCCGAGCCGCGTCGCCGGCCTTCACCGTGAGGGCCTCCCGCGACCGGCCCACGGCACCCCAGCCACCGGCGCTGTGGCGGAAGGGGGAGAGGTAGCCCGGCTCCCGTCCGTCGACCCGGAACAGGAGCAGCTCGCCCGTGCGCGTGCGCACGCTCTCCTCCGTGAGGAGCGGGAAGAGCGATGTCTCGGGAGACATCCGGAGCAGCACCATTCCCAGCATGGGGGGCGCCCGGTCTGCCACCGGCTTGGCGGTGGGGTCCGCCGGGACTGGGAAGCCGAAGTCGAGGTGCTTGCGTCCCGATCCGTCCACCGACAGCTCGACCCGGAAGGCGCCGGAGCCGGCCACAGCTGCCGCCACGGCCGCGGACCCGGGGCCGAGGTCACTCGACCCGCCCGAGCGCGCCACGACCCGCCCCCGCGGGTCGAGCAGGGCCGCGACCGAGTAGCCGTAGGCACGGGTCACGCGGTCCAGCGCCACGCCGATGCCGTCGACGCTCCCGCCTGGCGCCGTCAGGAGGGCGCGCACGGCGGGCAGGCCCGAGAGCACCTCGGCATCGGCCCGGCGGGCCTTGATCCAGCCCGAGACGAGCCGGGCGCGGTCGTCAGCGATAGTCGACATGCGGGCCTTCCAGTGCTCCCGGGCGACTCGCCGCTCGTTGGCGATGTGGAACCACATGAAGCCGGAGACCAGTGCCAGGCCCAGCACGAAGACGAGGACGTACGGCCAGGGGCGGGCCTCGGCGGTGGGCTCTTGGGCGGCCCTGGCGTCTACTGCGGAGCCGGGTGCTGCGATCTTCACGCTCCTGGCCTCTCCGGGGCCTTCACTGGCCAATCGGGGCCGATCTGGAGGACGATGCCTGTGATAGTGCCCCCATGCCGGCCGCCCTGTCGAAGTTTCGCACAGCGCACCCCAGCGCACCCCGATGCCGGGTCACGCGTCCCTCGGCATGCGAGTTCTGTGCCGATATGGCGCCAGGGTTGTCTGGAGAGGTTGAGACTGACAAATCAGGCGCTTGGCTCTCGGCCATCACCCCCGGGGAGAACCCCAGCCCACAGATCCGGGGAGGGGAGTGCCAAATTTTGGCCGGGATGGGTCCCCCGCCGCGGAGCGGGCGCCAGCCGGGAGCCTTCGGAGAATGCGCCGTCCATCGACGCCCTGCGCGCGATCGGGTCACCTCGGGAACAGCCGCTCGGCGTTCCTCCAGGCCAGGGCCTCGGCGATCTCTGCCGGGAGCTGGCCGAGGTAGCGCCTCACTTCATCCACCGACCCCGGCAGGGCCTGCCAGCGCGAGGTCACCCAGGTATCAGTGCCCACCATGAACCGATCAGGGTGGCGAAGGAAGAGCGCCCGCCAGGCGGGATCGAGGACGCCCCCCGGCGCCACGTCGCTGTTGCGCAGCGCCAGCTCGACCCGGAGCCCCGCATACCGGTCCAGGAGCGCCCCGACAGCCTCGGGCCCAGCGGACATCCCGGCATGCGCCCAGAGGATGCGCAGCCGCGGCTCGAGCGCGAAGAGCGCCACGATGGCGGCCTCGTCGGAGTGGGCGTGGAGCGGGATCCCGCGGCCCACCGCCAGGGCGGCGATGCGCCGCATGACGGGGGTGTCGATCTCCCCGCCGTGGAGATGGAACTCCCCGATGCCCCGGTGCACCCCCATGGCGAGGCGCGACTCCAAGTAGGCCACGATGGACGGGTCCTGCCACCAGCCGCCCATGTCCTCGCGCGTCCGGTACGGCCTCAGGATCGGCACGATGCGCGCGGGATCCTTCCGGTACAGCCTGACGGTCCCGTCATCGGGAGTGCTCGAAACCAGGGCTCGAGTGACGCCCGCTCGGTCCAGGATGGCGAGGATGCGCTCCTCGGGGTACTCCGCCCAGTCGGGCGCACTGTAGTGGAGGTGGGTGTCGAAGATCGGCAGGCCGGCGGGCTGGGCCCGGGGCGCGCTCGCCCCGACGAGCACGAGGAGGCCGGCGACCAGGAGCCTTCGCATCGGTCGTCACGATACCACAGCTGTTGCGTCGCCCGGACCCCTCGTCTACCATCGGACTGATATGAAGCGACTCCTGGCGAGCCTGGCCCTGCTCGAGAACCTCGCCTGCGCCAGCGCCGTCGCGGCGCAGACCGCGCAGATCGGTCCCGGGGCACCGGATCCCATCGAGCATTCGCGCGCGCTCTCGCTGCGCCCCCGGCCCGCCCTGCCTCCCGCC encodes:
- a CDS encoding amidohydrolase family protein produces the protein MRRLLVAGLLVLVGASAPRAQPAGLPIFDTHLHYSAPDWAEYPEERILAILDRAGVTRALVSSTPDDGTVRLYRKDPARIVPILRPYRTREDMGGWWQDPSIVAYLESRLAMGVHRGIGEFHLHGGEIDTPVMRRIAALAVGRGIPLHAHSDEAAIVALFALEPRLRILWAHAGMSAGPEAVGALLDRYAGLRVELALRNSDVAPGGVLDPAWRALFLRHPDRFMVGTDTWVTSRWQALPGSVDEVRRYLGQLPAEIAEALAWRNAERLFPR